One Kosmotoga arenicorallina S304 genomic window carries:
- a CDS encoding DMT family transporter, protein MKSAGSKVVATIFLATTAIMWGISYLFTKVAVENLPPMFLALLRFLLAVSILYPLSLKERKRLKFRVSTMLAGSFGVTLYFFFENYGLKYTSPSDASIIVSAAPILTLIFYDILHKKFDFPEYLGTFIAFVGVVLIIYNGKFSESSSLLGNFLAFGAAISWTGYTYFFDRTRDASLTANIEVMLWGIAFTLPFALFEVLSDPAGIHFSVSAIGGVLYLGIFASALGYFLWGKGIHLWGGKAATLWVYTIPIFTIIGDIFVLHYRPGTFFIIGALAVSTGMVTVILRQLQRLPD, encoded by the coding sequence ATGAAAAGCGCTGGAAGCAAAGTCGTTGCCACCATTTTTCTTGCAACCACTGCCATTATGTGGGGGATTTCTTACCTGTTCACGAAAGTAGCGGTTGAAAATTTGCCGCCTATGTTTCTTGCATTGCTGCGATTTTTGCTTGCAGTAAGCATTCTGTATCCTTTATCTCTCAAAGAGAGAAAAAGGCTTAAATTCAGAGTTTCAACAATGTTAGCTGGAAGTTTTGGAGTTACCCTCTATTTTTTCTTTGAGAATTATGGTTTGAAATATACAAGTCCTTCTGATGCATCGATTATCGTTTCTGCCGCTCCAATATTGACATTGATCTTCTATGATATACTCCACAAAAAGTTTGATTTCCCTGAATACCTGGGAACGTTTATCGCCTTTGTTGGCGTTGTTTTGATAATTTACAATGGAAAATTCTCTGAAAGCTCATCACTTTTAGGTAACTTTCTGGCCTTTGGTGCAGCGATTTCCTGGACAGGGTATACTTACTTTTTTGACCGAACAAGAGATGCTTCATTGACTGCAAATATAGAAGTTATGCTCTGGGGAATAGCATTCACACTTCCATTCGCGCTTTTCGAAGTCTTATCGGACCCGGCAGGCATTCATTTTTCGGTATCAGCTATTGGTGGCGTTCTGTATTTAGGTATCTTCGCTTCCGCACTTGGATACTTTCTTTGGGGTAAAGGTATACACCTCTGGGGAGGCAAAGCAGCCACTTTGTGGGTTTATACAATACCCATTTTCACTATCATAGGCGATATCTTCGTCCTCCATTACAGGCCTGGAACATTTTTTATAATTGGTGCGTTGGCAGTAAGCACGGGAATGGTAACTGTTATCTTGCGGCAACTGCAGCGCCTTCCAGATTGA
- a CDS encoding methylated-DNA--[protein]-cysteine S-methyltransferase: MIETGIINISPGSVTLTVDSGKLISVKLSKELLPEKVLSPFTDQFMEYFSGKRMRFDLPYLLELPEFSMKVLEFIKEIPYGSCLTYKQVAEKIGKPGAARAVGQAMSRNPLPIFLPCHRVVGKKGLGGYTGGLEWKIYLLNLEGAAVAAR; encoded by the coding sequence ATGATAGAGACAGGAATAATCAATATCTCTCCGGGTTCAGTAACACTCACAGTGGATAGCGGAAAACTCATTTCGGTGAAACTCTCAAAGGAACTCCTTCCTGAAAAGGTTCTGAGCCCTTTTACTGATCAATTCATGGAATATTTTTCAGGAAAAAGGATGAGATTTGATTTGCCTTATTTGCTTGAGTTGCCTGAGTTTTCAATGAAAGTGCTTGAATTCATAAAAGAAATACCCTATGGCAGCTGTCTTACATACAAGCAGGTTGCTGAAAAGATCGGTAAACCAGGTGCAGCAAGAGCTGTTGGACAAGCAATGAGTAGAAATCCCTTGCCAATCTTCCTTCCCTGTCATAGGGTTGTTGGGAAAAAAGGCCTAGGTGGCTATACAGGGGGACTCGAATGGAAAATCTATTTGCTCAATCTGGAAGGCGCTGCAGTTGCCGCAAGATAA